GCTGGAGGTTGCAGCGTGTAGATAGTCTATGCGCATATCAATGGTATTGAGTTTGTCTTTGGGAGATTGCAGCGTAGTAGCAGCTGCAGTGCCACCTGCTGTATCTGCAATAGCGACTAAAAACCCTCCGTGCCAACGCTCTTGAATGAAATCTCCAATGAATTCGTTTTTAAAAGGAACGTGAAGATGTGCATAACCCGACTTCACTTCCAAAATTTTTATACCTAATAGTTGATTAGCAGGCATCAATTCTTCAATGCCTTTTTTTAATAACTCAATAAATTCTTTTTGCATATTTTATGGCTTTATTTGTCATTTAATTTGCCGGTTGCAAATAAATAAGACCGCAAGATAATTTTTTTAATGATTTCTTTTTCTTCTTCATTTCGAGGGGCATACACCATAATAAAATTATGAGTAAGATAGCCCATTTTGGCAACTGGGTGTAACTCACCCCAACCTCGGCTTATGACATATTCAGCATCTTTTAATGTTAGACCTAAGTGCATACTGCCATCGGGCAATGGATGAAAGTGAGCAAACTCATTTCCAATCATAAAGGCGTGACAATCATTGCACATTTTGTCGGAAGAGAGA
This genomic window from Flavobacterium sp. CS20 contains:
- a CDS encoding luciferase family protein, producing the protein MINENTFELPLRNGIKPKTTPSNPHMRLNQQPEDRKLVDSLMDWAFSLPEINKEFSKISVPGAQAMCLSSDKMCNDCHAFMIGNEFAHFHPLPDGSMHLGLTLKDAEYVISRGWGELHPVAKMGYLTHNFIMVYAPRNEEEKEIIKKIILRSYLFATGKLNDK
- a CDS encoding PaaI family thioesterase, with the protein product MQKEFIELLKKGIEELMPANQLLGIKILEVKSGYAHLHVPFKNEFIGDFIQERWHGGFLVAIADTAGGTAAATTLQSPKDKLNTIDMRIDYLHAATSSDIEAKAQVIKDGKTIVKVDIQLFQDHQENPVVVARCVFSKLIKENSDKLSGKD